From one Henriciella marina DSM 19595 genomic stretch:
- the rplE gene encoding 50S ribosomal protein L5 encodes MSDNYEPRLKKKYKDEIRAKLLEEFKYTNEMQVPKLDKVVINMGVGEAVADSKKIKTALAELERISGQKPVPTKATKSIAGFKLREGMVIGAKVTLRRDRMYEFLDRLTNMALPRVKDFRGLNGKSFDGRGNFAMGLKEQIVFPEINYDDIEDIRGMDIIVCTTAKTNDEAKALLAHCGFPFRN; translated from the coding sequence ATGTCTGATAATTACGAACCCCGTCTGAAAAAGAAGTACAAGGACGAGATCCGCGCCAAACTTCTCGAAGAGTTCAAATACACCAACGAGATGCAGGTGCCGAAGCTCGACAAGGTCGTGATCAACATGGGTGTAGGTGAAGCGGTCGCCGACTCCAAGAAGATCAAGACGGCACTTGCCGAACTGGAACGGATTTCGGGTCAGAAGCCCGTGCCGACAAAGGCCACCAAGTCCATCGCCGGCTTCAAGCTGCGTGAAGGCATGGTCATCGGTGCAAAGGTCACGCTTCGCCGTGACCGTATGTACGAGTTTCTGGACCGCCTGACCAACATGGCTCTGCCACGTGTGAAGGACTTCCGGGGCCTGAACGGCAAGAGTTTCGATGGCCGGGGCAATTTCGCCATGGGTCTCAAGGAGCAGATCGTGTTCCCGGAGATCAACTATGACGACATCGAGGACATTCGCGGTATGGACATCATTGTCTGCACCACCGCCAAGACGAACGACGAAGCCAAGGCGCTGCTTGCGCATTGCGGCTTCCCGTTCCGTAACTAG
- the rpsN gene encoding 30S ribosomal protein S14, whose protein sequence is MAKKSAIEKNEKRRRMVAQYAARRAKLKAMAMDEDLPLEERFQARLKLAALPRNSAPSRIRNRCQVTGRPRGYYRKMKMSRIALRELGSLGMVPGLVKSSW, encoded by the coding sequence ATGGCTAAGAAAAGCGCAATCGAGAAGAACGAGAAGCGTCGCCGGATGGTCGCCCAGTACGCGGCTCGCCGTGCGAAGCTTAAAGCAATGGCGATGGATGAAGATCTGCCGCTGGAAGAACGGTTTCAGGCTCGCCTGAAGCTCGCTGCCCTTCCGCGCAATTCGGCTCCGAGCCGCATTCGCAACCGTTGCCAGGTTACAGGACGTCCGCGCGGTTATTACCGCAAGATGAAAATGTCCCGTATCGCGCTGCGTGAGCTTGGCTCGCTTGGCATGGTGCCGGGCCTAGTCAAGTCAAGCTGGTAG
- the rpsH gene encoding 30S ribosomal protein S8 produces MNISDPLGDLLTRIRNAQMRGMTKVVSPSSKLRLRVLDVLQSEGYIRGYTEVEKDGHRNVEIELKYFDGAPVISEIRRVSKPGRRVYSSVNDLPLVRNGLGISILSTSKGVISDAVARNENVGGEILCRVF; encoded by the coding sequence ATGAATATTTCCGATCCCCTTGGCGATCTCCTGACCCGCATCCGCAATGCGCAGATGCGTGGCATGACGAAGGTCGTCTCACCTTCTTCGAAACTGCGGCTTCGAGTTCTCGATGTCCTGCAGAGCGAAGGCTACATCCGTGGCTACACGGAAGTGGAAAAAGACGGTCATCGCAATGTCGAGATCGAGCTTAAGTATTTCGATGGCGCGCCTGTCATCTCCGAGATCCGCCGGGTCTCGAAGCCAGGCCGCCGGGTTTATTCGTCGGTGAATGATCTGCCACTGGTCCGTAACGGACTGGGCATCTCCATTCTCTCTACGTCGAAGGGTGTCATCTCTGACGCTGTCGCACGTAATGAGAATGTTGGTGGCGAGATCCTTTGCCGGGTATTCTAG